The Elaeis guineensis isolate ETL-2024a chromosome 12, EG11, whole genome shotgun sequence sequence ttaaatttttttaatcaatcataagctatgaccatatttttcctatggcagggtcataataccgcatatctttttgtggtgagctgtgaatcatctgacagtaaaatccttcggaactgctggtctctctggtggtttgtcgctAGCCTCTCTGACGACATATCACTGGTCTCTCTGACAACATAAACCCtcaagacaaatcaattgccaactcattgacggaatcctttacatagtcagattgtcaattcatattattcttatatcagaattcttcataaatcatattttatattctaattttaataaaaaatatataatcatatagtatcgaaattaatcaatataatacatcataaaatcaataggttcaatcatgcttcatcataacatatcaaaatatgatatttttcataacaaaatatcattcatccaatccatgcatcatttcacaaattatgtcagaaaaatatattataatttaccgataaatctagaaaaaaatgaaacattacttacctcatatgcattccaataaatccacataattctataaattttctttcaaaattcttcaattcataaatcatatcacaatatccgattatcaaatgtcaacgatacctatacgagatcaaattcaataatcagaaagaatatgaataccatatttcaatgatttagattggatccgatcatctaatttcatctaattaaaatctaattatgacataaacgatccaaagtttgaccatcagatcaaatcggattcaaagTGATAAGACCGAGGTTTCTTTATTGGTTTCATAAATCAAgtggagaaagaaaatcaaaaaaaaaattcataagatacaatccaaattaatcaaGTGCCACAatccaacatctcgattggtgtaatcaaaatgatctaatccaagTTATGGTTAAATcagaatcatggataatcaaattgagaaatatcggaTCTGATCAAGATGAGTGCCAGCATGCTGtccgacaatcatagatcagaatttttcatcaaatcaaaaatattaaaaaaaaattcattgactaatctttttaaagagataaatcaatcaagagagaaaaataattttaaagagagaaaattctagagaaaaaaattcatcttagattcttcagacgatatgattcaacaaatctgattgatcagatcaaatcatgctaaaattatcatgtggataattcaataaaatcatgaaaaatagaatcttaaaaatattagatctgatcaaagtgAATGCCAGTATACTGTCTAAcaatcacagatcaaaattcgtcattaggatcaatttcaattcatcatcatttttctcaaaattttaaaaatcttaggagagagaaataacctaaaaaagaaaatagagagagaaagagaaattttagagagaagagaaaagaagaaaagagagaggagagagaatctatatttttttctatttttcttctttttttttctttttctttttttttcttttttttcttttcttttccttcttcccacggcttgccttgggccgaaacaggaaaTCTCAAATCCTTTCGTTGGCTGGCCGACCGACGGCGCAGCCGGCATGGGGAGCAAGAGAGCGGCGACCCACCGTCCAAGAAAATATAAATCCGATAGCCGGCGGCGACCACCGATGCCCAAACCCAAACGAAACTGAAACCCCTTTCTCAAAAAAATCCGACGACTTcggtcgccgacgagcgtgcacactggcacgggaagaaaggaggagaagagaggaagggaagaaGGCTCACCTTCGATACCGACGAGGTTTTCTGATGAGAAAATTGAACAGGCACAGAATCGATCTTCCGCGAGGATTTTCCTGCGATCTCTACAGTTTTGCCTCGGGATTCTCAAATGGGGGAAGGGAGAagaggtctcccctttaaatagagccggaggggaaaAGTCAACTCCTCTCCTGCGAGCTTTCCGACTCCAATTAGGAGCcagtcgggaggaagaagactccctacgggagtcttcctccatttttttttttttgatgggcttTTATGGGCTGGGTTATTGGGCGGGTCATAATAGAAACACAACATTGCGATCAAGGACCAAACTCAGGTCCCAGAGACTAGGACTTAGCACAGCTTCATCTTTCACATGGCTCCAGACAAGCATTCGCCAGCAAACTGCAATAGGTTCGAAACTAATTCTCAAGATTGCGTAACCTGAACCACTCATCACTAATAGATGTGAACACTGCATCGACCTCCACAAAGTGATATACTCATGACGGGCTCTGCCAGTCACCAAAACCCAACAACCAGCCATGGAAAAGTGGATAAATTTGGGTAATATCACAGGATTTGGCACATCCTGGTTTCACGACAACAGATGAAGTGTCTACCACGCAATACATCAAGACAGCAGAACAAGGAACGTTCATACAAATGGATGTAACAGAGATAAGAACACAACCAACCAACCAAGAAACTAAAGTATCATCAATCAACAATCAGTAACTTAGAACAGAGTCTAAAAATTATGTGTTAGAAAAAAGCCATTATATAGCTTACCGGATGGAGAAGGCAACAGCACGCTTCTTGTCTTGAAATCCTTTGAGGCTACCACTGACGCTGACATACATACCATTCCTTCATCAGAAAATAAAAGGGAATAAGACATCAACCGGTGGCTTCTTTAAGAAATACGAAGGAAGAATCAATAGAGATTTTGGACACTCACTGAAGAATAGCTGTTTCATTTGCATCCGAAGCTTCGTTCACCCtacaaataatatcaaaatagatttttgatcaaCGGAACTTTTTTATATAAGCGGATCAAGAATGATGCAtgcaaaattaaaagaaaagaaacaaaaaaaaaaaagaaaaagaaaaataccatCTGATGATATCGATCCGGCCGGTGCCATCATCGAGAGTGAAGGTTACATCCGTATTCCTCTCCGCCTTGTTCGACACCATTCCCAGGAGCCTAAACTGAGATCACCCAAATAAAAACACCAAGTCCATTCCATAGAACAAATTACGGCTTAGGGGTAAAATCTTAAGAAGAATCAatgcaaccaaaaaaaaaagcaaaatttAATTCTGTTTTACGTTGGTGGCATCGACCCCGTCAATTACGAAACTGGACTTGTCATCGCTTGAGTGATATGCGTAGCTGATCTGCTTCACGGTCACTGAGAACACCCCCGGAGCACCGCGATTCTGAGAAAGAGATGGAGATCAAGAGAAATGGAACAAGATCGAGATCGAGAGAAGGAGGAACCGGTGGGTTATTTTACCTTGGAGAGGCTAGAATCCCCTGCTTGGGTGGCTTGGGATGGCATGAAACTGCCACCGGAGAAGACAGAGGCTCCGCCGTCGAGCTGGCTGGAGAACATTTTTCTCGTCGGAATTGAGATGGAAAACCCTAACGCTGGAACTTGCTGGAAATTGGGAGAAAACCTGGGAGTAAAGTTGAGGGGGCGCGGGAAATTTATGTACCAGTGGCGCCTTCTAAATCGATTCCCGCCAAAGGGATTTCCGTTTTAGTAAGCTATAGGCCATTCAGGCCAGCCTACGCTTAGGTGGGCTGGTCAGACTTTCACACTTTTCTATTCTTTTCTTGGCTGATGAGGTAAGTTTGAATCCAAAATGTGAGTACGGGAAGAGCATGGGAGAATAATTTGCAAGCCCACCAGCCCAGCCAAGTGTAATTATGGAGTGCATGCGTCTCTTTAGGCTTTACATAGAATTAAcgtagtaaaatgatcaagtaagGAAGGGAAACTAAAAGTTGCAAAGTGGATtgcaattcctttttttttttttttttttttttttttgagggaagaTTTGCAATTCGATATGATATATTGTGATCAACAACATTTTTCCATCCTCCAAGTGGCCTTTCAGAACTATTTATGTTTATGCTtggttttcatcaaaaaattgttTATTCTTGGTTGAGTGAAAGCAACCATGGCTTTAAATAATGGTCCTCTTGACGCTCTATCTGGTTTTACAAATATTTCAACGCAGATATTGTGTTATGATGTATACGATAGCAATTAGAAAATGGTCATATCAAAGAACCTTCTGCGGTTGACCGCTGACCTCATTTCTTAAGCTGAACTGGGTATCGGTGaatcttctcctctcctcttccttatGAAGCCAGTCCTGTTGCCAATGGATCCATTTCACGTGGATGGTTGAACATCTAAGAGAATGGCAGCAGTGTCTCTTTAGCCATCTCTAGCCTTCTACCATCTCGGTACTTCACGACGAAACCGCAGAGACTTCACCATGACCATTCACTCCATGCTCTCCGTGGATGAGAATTCCGATAATCTATTCTCCAATCATATAACCTGTCTTAAACTTACCACCATTGCCACCTATAAGAATCTTGTGATGGCTGTTGGGACAATCAGATCTGATCCTTCCGATTTACGGTCAGTGCCTGACTGACAAACGACACCCCGACTATGCGTCGGCATCTAATGATAGACTGTCAAATCCAGATCGCCAAAGAAGTTCTAATTCGATTATAACGCTTACAAGATTCATAACCCTGATATACAATCGGCATCATGAAACACAACCGACTGATTGTCGGTAACTTCCGACTATCTTCTCTACAACAAATCTTAACGACTCGATCGACTATATAACCGATGACTAGTCGATAAGTTAGAGGTATCAATCGATGGAATGTCAGTATATCAAAggcaccgacatatagtcggtataTCAATATTACCAACACACAGTCGATATATCAGAATATACAACCGTGGATAACAACGTTATATCATGACTGTTAGTGAGCATAAATTGCCCACTAATTCCACAATCATAGCTCGATAACAGGGTTAACTATCCTTTCATGCCACAGCAAATAGGACTCCATGTGTTTGATGGTTACATCCAAAATATTTATAAAGGGGAAGCAAGGGAACAGCGATGGACTAAATTTTCTATTCATCACTCTCTGCTGACTTATGTATTGGAGGATTTCCATCAGACCCAATTCCAACCAGTAAACTTATTTTGCAAGTTGCTCTTCACAAGAATTTGGAGCATTCAAAAATTGACCGCAACAATGGCCATAGACGGACACGGATGAAGGGATGGCATTATGGCAAGAGATGCAACCGTAGTAAACAATTTAAAGACAAAATACCAGAGACTTCACAAAGCTAAGATATTATCATATTCTGGAACATCCTTATTATCACgttccgaacccaacacccggatcgaatacgtgatggccgcacactccttagagcaagccctaaaggatatgcaaggccaaaaataattcattacaacctcaacatccataatatctaatttcaataataattagtaaaacttatataattaaaaattaaattctttcaatcctctgatcaggtatcatgacACTCTATCAATTCATCTTCTCACCCGCAATCCAAACCATAGCTAATTATGAGCGTCCTGGATCtccgagaagaaaaagaaagatgaaggggtatgagctttacagtccagtaaaaattttcatatcacaccaatataataatataatctaaaaataaagataagcaataaaacataaaattttatattcaatatccggaataatgcaaacatctataATTTATCtaccttgtcaaaagagatgcatcatcatatgttaatgggtgaaatacttttattcaacaattgttTTATATCTTGTCTTTCCTTTCTCTTTCATTATCACgtaatctttaatctttttctttctggctttggactaaccaatacTATACCTCAATTTTCatccgatcaaattttcactcataagTCTCttaaggctgtcccaggcataagctcatagcgggctgtcccaagcataagcttctAGCCAGCTGATCCACATATAAGCCCATgggactgtcccaagcataaacTCCTGACaagctgtctcaggcataagctactggcaagctgtcccaggcataagctcctggcagactgttccacatgacaaggctagtccataccatatctctctttttcatttgatcattgtgtgttgatttcatcaaatcaattctgacttacattatgatcaatttagatatgtcatattcatataatcatgtcataaatttctgatacatatatattgacataacatattcatgctcaaaattaaataacagtatctcatatataataaattcatcaatcTTAAATTCGATGATACAAAATCAAttatgcaagaccaacagtaaaatagtgtTGGGAAtactgtcccaaagccaatcgtcagcctgttgacggttgtgctccttttgtattagtacatgaattataaataaataaaagttattttggtattttttcatcataaatgtttcatcttctaatgaactcctgtgttgtggtgaagtccttaggactatttagactcgacaaaggaggatttgtcgcttagtccttaaatatgttcgcgaccaaatgatacgttgttaccaaggacgacaacatttatcgagcataggtcgttgtgtgccatatgggttggttgtcctcataaccaaagagtgtggagacactggtatggcatacaggtgagatgtaatggtacatctgcactgaacgtgaccaactccggagctatttctgctgtcaagatttgctccgatgggatatgggtataaatgtccctccgacctgagaccgccacggtgacttgcaagcaactcactgcacttagccactggactacctgaatttctaattcagtgacggaaggttgctgggtgtagtcaagtacttgacttatcggtgcgtgtgtcaagatgggattgaccactccagtttaggagctgtgtacagtcgtatttcaatttagcaaaaccttggccagggtagacctagtgaggagtcacaggactaattgagttgagcacgattcggataatATCatcgggttgacagtttaatcctgagtcatcctaaacacaggggtcaaaagggatgaattatacggtaaccatattcacgtaggttctgtatgttgcgattgcgattattcgacctatccggtcgtcgggtatcattgctagatggtcacttcgattagtacagaaattggttcctgtgctaccggcttaggttcgaacctgcggggtcacatacattagaggttcctttctgatctgatggctgattatgagtcttatctatctgggactctatgattgagaattaggattctctaatcatgagttccacacattttgggtaccggggtcaaaattttgaatttcaaattttgaatttgaaatttgaactctttgatcagagtttcatattgatggtctctgatgcctgattgcccatcggatttggactcaatatttatgagaggtttaattagtgatttaatcactaattaactcaatttgattgagtaattatttttggatcaagtccaattgaattggattcagtttggattgacccgattaggttaaatgttgacctaatcgctaaggtggtttagtccctgatttgatcagggattaggtttagttaattcctgatttgattagaattttattaagtctaattaagcctaattatgttgggtctaatttggtctaattgtgctcaacctattttaaactaggttggctcaatttgaatcaaaccaccttgttttaaattccctgcgtcacccaacttccttgcacccatttgaattcacgagaagaaacttctcgtgaaatttttctcacacaaaacccttccccacgtcctcatttgtgtgccatatgaatggataaaataattagttagccattcaaattcaaagcatgtttgaatttgaatggataacttatcacttgccctttcatccttatccattttgtgcgccacattacttacacgagaaaaggtttcacgccccttctcttctcacgcccaaaaggatagggataagttggttttcgtttgaattcaaatttgatttgaattcaaatgtgtaacctcttgtctttatcctctcacgcggataagacacgtttgacgttgttttaaaaagaggagaaaggtgggacgtgcgtagaaaaattaggagagaaactttggggcgtgaggaaggcttctgcacaaggtgaaggtccaaaaccttccgagagaaaaagaaagaaaagagagaaaattgggcgcagggtttttggtgtgtaccctagggtttctacctagggttcgggaagtgagattggtgtgccacgagtgtcgtgagtccaccaaatttcagagagagatccatcagcctctcaagtaactgtgcagacgattcGGAGtgtccaagaagtcggcacacatcgatcgaaggagttcgatcaacatctgccatcaaaagggtgaaatcacgaactagcattcgtgaggagctgatcagatgggagcttcgtgtggacgatccgcagaggccagacagttgggtggctgcgacgtgatgatcagagccctccgacagtgatcagattgcggtgatcgactacccacaaaaggtgatgtgttctgaacacagtactgtaaaacgtttactgattcaaatttgaatttcaaatttaaatgcatgctgttgtatcatatttagatcctagtgtaggattaattagtattaattaatgagattaattaataattccactgtaaaatagtaattttgaaaaagttttaaaattaccattttgcccctgcactaaattttcgcttcaattggtatcagagcaggttctagaatatgatatacatatgcatgcgtagattaaggtgtaatctataagtttaaatttgaaattcaaaattcaaaattcgaaattcaaaaagatttgaaatttgaaatttgaaatttgttagaagtttcaaatttgaaattcaaaatttgaaatttgaaattttgttaaaatctcaaatttgaaatttgaaattcgaaatttgaaatttgaaattcaaaattcaaaatttgaaatttggttgaaatctcaaatttgaaatttgaaattcaaaatttgaaatttgaaattcaaaattcaaaatttaaaattcaaagattgaaaaatcgaaatttaaaatttggttgaaatctcaaatttgaaatttaaaatttaaaatttaaattttaaaatttgtatatttagatatacttgatccaagtagcaagtaatctaattgggttggttgccatggccgtccggtcataggagaaaagtagggtttaaaggccatctcttcccattcgatggggtctcctatggcggtagggatgccgatgcaattatatcccataccgatgaagcagcgaaatgacttaattaagaaatttatcatgaatgtgttagattagatctaaaagaaaatttatgatttattttgagttattttctgttatgaaatgagcaatagaattgctgtttatgaaatgtgctgacccgtttgtgaaatgagttaacacatttggtgaacagaaaataaaatctttcaaatttgaaaattattttcgaaatgccaaaccctgacccatcagcccaagtacttaattaaaagaattaagtgttgtctagtaggtctagaattgtgaattaagacctaagacaattgcataaacttttgggtcaatgggttagatgaattaggtccataattgggttagacctaaggttagtttaaaaaatggactaattggagtaattggtcaaatctaatcaaaagttgaattagattaggtcaaggatactctagactcaacttcaatagttgtagttgaatgggtccatgtctttaactagaccaagatggacttaattcatggctacgcggtggagctctatttactaagttgatcaaaattaaaactaatgaaccggttggtgtctaaggtaagttcggcagttttgaccagtggttcttaagcgggagctactcgcattgattcgatcattgacgagttaatggcaaatccccaccactgatctcacttacctggccaatctggtaagttagattttgattagatcacttggtgattagagctcacccatgtcattaggtaaatcagtatgactgatttaggtgctcctaatgccagctttaattaaatcctttttaatctgacttggtgaagtcagtgggaggattgaaattggctggatgatttcttctctactattctttaataaaattctcaaaattattaggtccctaaaatgattaagttataatgataattaagtcatagcctcccattaagtgaatgataatgagtccattagttcaatgatcattggaggcccaaaggcctggtgctcattggctaatggaattattattcataatatgataatttgattgagtctttctgatggtggttaggttggccggccaaagttgggcctgatcatttattggtccgattcactaaattaagtcatgttaatggttggacctaaccagatcttttcagtggaggccaaagcctactgattaggttctgggacaaaataaattactagaagttgtttagagaaacaactggttaagaacctacccatagatgcacatgggttgaccaaccaaagttgggctcgtgtgtagtctgtgtggattctagtacccattaaggaattaaagtaattcctcgaattggaggatgaggctaccagttcgtaaaaatattggaaaaaacttta is a genomic window containing:
- the LOC105055410 gene encoding replication protein A 32 kDa subunit A isoform X2, which produces MFSSQLDGGASVFSGGSFMPSQATQAGDSSLSKNRGAPGVFSVTVKQISYAYHSSDDKSSFVIDGVDATNFRLLGMVSNKAERNTDVTFTLDDGTGRIDIIRWVNEASDANETAILQNGMYVSVSGSLKGFQDKKRAVAFSIRPVTDYNEVAFHFIQCIHIHLENTRTKVGGPTQTQASPVMGTSFVTGSKEPQTPANQVSELKIMNGSEKDIYKLVLNVFQEPASLASEHGLHVDEVARRLGKPINQIKEAIDYHVDVGHIYSTIDDYHFKSALID